The segment CTAGCACAGTTCAGTAGcacaaaaaggaaacagagatttAAGGGAGATGTATGAGATAAGAATAAAGATGGTACATATGGCTGGAGTGATCTTCTGCTCTATTCATTGGAACCTCAGTATGGGAGACAGAGGAAGGTGAGGAAACCCAATTATGGTTTATCATTTACACCATGGTGGATAAATTAACCACACACACTTATTGAATTCAGTGAATGAAATGAGCCTCTCTCCAGCACGCTCAAGGTAATTACAGTTGTATCCACCGTGAGTCTCAATAACATAATGTTAAAATCCATAAAGCTGGTGCTGTCATGCAAGTGCATATTCAAATGTCCCTTTATCAAACTCTTCAACTTCATCTTCCCATGTAGAGGAAGGCATGCTACTGTACGGGTCTAACAGGATTTTGAAGCATCTGATAATCAGAAGTCccaagaaaatacacaaaatccCAACAAATGCAAAGCCAGTTTTTTGCTCCAGAGTCAATGAGAAAGCTGATACTTCGTTGACACTCATCTTAGCTGAAGAGTTGCCACAGTAGGTACTACTCATTATTCACTGTCACATCCTGGTGGCTCTTCAGAATTCCAGCTGCAGTCACCTCTTGGCCTAGATACAAAATTGGAATCAGTTTAGTTTTATCCATGTGTGGTATTGGGCAGGTACTTGTTTTATAAAATCTGGCATTTTTCAAACCTTCTTGACTAAACTCACAAAAGATGTTAAAAAACATCAGATATGAATCAGGTTCAAATTAGCATTGGAGATGCTACTTCTGTTGTAGAAATTACAGAATTGCCTTTGTGAACACATAAAACAGTACCTACATAACGCTAAATATAAAATCAAGTGTGAaggtaaatattcaaataattaatccgaaaagtttttaattaaaagcatTTCAAAGTTGTTAGGCCAGAGCTTTTTTGACCTGAATTATGATCTAATTTTCTCATGTGTAGATAATACTACAAGTAATCACAAGTTTTGAGGTCGTCAAATTCTCTAAAGTCCATGTTTCAAGCTCTATCTCTGGTGCCATTTTGTCTGATACAGATTCTGATCCCtttaatgtcttctctctttttcatcctttaaCTTTtagacttattttcttttctactactACTCCAAACACTAAATTGTgatttcttaaaaagagaaactgtgttttttaatttttgtttgtaagTGCAGTACCCAATATAGCATCTTGCAAGTAACAAGCCACTGTGGACCATTAGCCATCTCTCCATCATCTCCATTAGCTTTCAGACAACCCTAAATGAACATAAAATCTAAGTTAAACAGTGTTTGAAAGGGACATTAACATAAAAtctaataaacataaaatctaaGTTAAACAGTGTTTGAAAGGGACAGTGTGTCTTTTATGAAAATTCAGCTTCTAGGCCAGCTCCTCAGTCGTCTTCCCATCAGATTCCCACATCTAAGCTCCTACTACACTAAGATTCTAAAACTAGAACAAAAGTGTTCGAAAAGACTGtgttgaagcaaaaaaaaaaacaacaaaaaaacaaacaacaaatccCATTTGATGtcttaatgttaattaaaattaaaatcagttaATTAAATCAGTGGTTACTAACCCACATCCACCCTTCTTGAGAGAACTGTCATCAAATATCTTGCCATCCAATAACTGAGAATGATAGATTGTtagtgctttcatttttgtttgttgtcattttgtttcatttagggGTTTTTGTGTGTGCGTTTGGTTCTTGCTTCTTctgataattttaaagaactatgtttattaaaatgactggcccttcagattttt is part of the Rhinolophus sinicus isolate RSC01 linkage group LG03, ASM3656204v1, whole genome shotgun sequence genome and harbors:
- the CTXN2 gene encoding cortexin-2 yields the protein MSSTYCGNSSAKMSVNEVSAFSLTLEQKTGFAFVGILCIFLGLLIIRCFKILLDPYSSMPSSTWEDEVEEFDKGTFEYALA